One Papaver somniferum cultivar HN1 chromosome 10, ASM357369v1, whole genome shotgun sequence genomic window carries:
- the LOC113316787 gene encoding NAC transcription factor 29-like, which produces MRNIKKDVKEFVSILNALYWQTKSGENHEDLDQHNQPFKYDACYELFRAKVPGYNYELTVSQNSELWDNHRNFVAVEDDTSMFSSSSSSVETTLSSTKPMLNSLADEATLASLPSGFRFQPNDEILIDYYLARKNMGEALPANRMKEVLDFYDHHPKKLTQDYKGYESSDWYLFTRKYTGEEAVGGSLDNPNGVRIRAAGEGCWMSKTGGSFIYSTNDSTIIGCKDTWAYHEVQGSEEHKTEYVMTEFMTSGWEENSEEENDEWVLCAIFKN; this is translated from the exons ATGAGAAATATTAAAAAAGATGTCAAAGAATTCGTGTCCATTCTTAACGCTCTATATTGGCAAACCAAAAGCGGTGAGAACCACGAAGATTTG GATCAACATAATCAACCATTCAAGTATGATGCATGTTATGAATTGTTTAGAGCAAAGGTCCCTGGATATAATTATGAACTAACTGTAAGCCAAAACAGTGAGTTGTGGGATAATCATCGTAACTTTGTCGCAGTCGAAGATG ATACAAgcatgttttcttcttcttcttcgagcgTCGAGACCACTCTCTCAAGTACCAAGCCAATGCTAAACAGTCTTGCTGATGAAGCGACGTTGGCTAGCCTACCATCTGGCTTTAGGTTCCAACCAAATGATGAAATATTAATTGATTACTATCTCGCCAGAAAAAATATGGGAGAAGCATTACCAGCTAACAGAATGAAGGAAGTTCTCGATTTCTACGACCATCATCCTAAAAAGCTTACACAGGATTACAAGGGGTATGAATCAAGCGATTGGTACTTATTTACAAGAAAGTACACCGGGGAAGAAGCAGTAGGAGGCAGTCTGGATAACCCCAACGGGGTTCGGATTCGTGCCGCAGGGGAGGGCTGTTGGATGTCAAAAACAGGAGGTAGTTTCATCTATTCGACCAATGACTCTACAATAATTGGATGCAAAGACACTTGGGCTTATCATGAAGTGCAAGGTTCGGAAGAACATAAAACTGAGTATGTAATGACAGAATTCATGACGTCTGGTTGGGAAGAAAATTCTGAGGAGGAAAATGATGAATGGGTTTTGTGCGCAATATTCAAGAACTAG